A region of Oceanicoccus sp. KOV_DT_Chl DNA encodes the following proteins:
- a CDS encoding antibiotic biosynthesis monooxygenase: MILEVAILDIKPGCKSDFEVAFNEAQKIITAMPGYCSHQLQRCIETPNRYILLVNWQTLADHTEGFRGSEHYQQWRSLLHHFYQPFPEVEHYESVFSHPS, from the coding sequence ATGATTTTAGAAGTGGCAATACTGGATATTAAGCCTGGATGTAAAAGTGATTTTGAAGTCGCTTTTAACGAGGCGCAAAAAATAATAACGGCTATGCCTGGTTATTGTTCTCATCAGTTACAGCGATGTATTGAAACGCCAAACAGGTATATCCTACTGGTTAACTGGCAAACGCTGGCAGATCATACCGAGGGCTTCAGGGGGTCGGAACACTATCAGCAGTGGCGTTCCTTGCTGCATCATTTTTACCAGCCCTTTCCTGAAGTTGAGCATTACGAGTCGGTGTTTAGTCATCCCTCATAA
- a CDS encoding MAPEG family protein — translation MSIPLLCIALLALLNIGLAFTVSSYRSKDNVIFGYSEDPENTLYKAVRAHGNTAEYVPILALLIYILGQFPETTWVLWCMILVTFFRYLAAMGILFAKTLAKPNPMRFVGALGTYITGFALCAALLLRALNV, via the coding sequence ATGTCTATTCCCCTGTTATGTATTGCTTTGTTAGCGCTATTAAATATTGGGCTAGCATTTACCGTATCGAGTTACCGATCAAAAGACAATGTGATATTCGGCTATAGCGAAGACCCGGAAAATACCTTGTATAAGGCCGTTAGAGCGCATGGTAATACCGCTGAGTATGTGCCCATCCTGGCGTTACTGATTTATATTTTAGGCCAGTTCCCGGAAACGACCTGGGTTCTTTGGTGCATGATATTGGTGACATTTTTTCGCTATCTTGCGGCTATGGGAATTCTTTTTGCTAAAACTTTGGCCAAGCCCAACCCGATGCGATTTGTTGGCGCCTTAGGTACATACATTACCGGTTTTGCTTTATGTGCTGCGCTATTGCTTCGGGCGCTAAATGTATAG
- a CDS encoding DoxX family protein — protein sequence MPRIPLLIIALFFLGGGVGHFIFVDFFVQSMPDYLGYHKELVLISGVFEILGGVGILIPKTRVVAAYGLLALIVAVYPANINMALHPERYQDISVLFLYIRLPLQFLMLWFVWWAIAPERLQNHHA from the coding sequence ATGCCTAGAATTCCATTATTGATAATCGCGCTGTTTTTTTTGGGGGGAGGCGTTGGGCATTTTATTTTTGTGGATTTCTTTGTGCAATCAATGCCGGACTACCTGGGTTATCACAAAGAGCTGGTGTTAATTAGCGGCGTTTTTGAAATATTGGGGGGCGTGGGTATTTTAATACCGAAGACGCGTGTTGTTGCTGCTTATGGTTTACTGGCGCTAATTGTTGCTGTCTACCCCGCCAATATTAATATGGCGCTACACCCGGAACGATATCAGGATATTTCGGTGTTGTTTTTATATATTCGATTGCCCCTGCAATTTTTAATGCTGTGGTTTGTGTGGTGGGCTATTGCACCGGAACGGTTGCAAAATCATCATGCTTAA
- a CDS encoding YceK/YidQ family lipoprotein, which yields MTKKHALTAVSVILLSGCGSLTVLTNSDQDVAENLKKQKTYCTSLLRVSGGVSYNLCKLHSYPERNYIDWYLAFYFFDTALSAVTDTVVLPYSIYLQVEEGNMPIGAQVRR from the coding sequence GTGACTAAGAAGCATGCTTTAACTGCGGTGAGTGTTATATTGTTGTCGGGTTGCGGCAGTTTGACTGTGCTCACCAATTCAGACCAGGATGTTGCTGAAAATTTAAAAAAGCAGAAAACGTATTGTACCTCCCTGTTGAGAGTGTCTGGAGGTGTTTCATATAATTTATGTAAGCTACATTCATACCCGGAAAGAAACTACATAGATTGGTACTTGGCTTTTTATTTTTTTGATACAGCGCTCTCAGCGGTTACCGATACGGTGGTATTGCCGTACTCAATCTATCTTCAGGTTGAGGAGGGTAATATGCCGATTGGTGCGCAGGTTCGAAGATAA